Part of the uncultured Desulfobacter sp. genome, CGGCAAGATCATCCTTATTTTCGGTTCTGGCCGCCTCCATGTAAGCGGCAAGAAAAATCCGGGCCAAAGGACTTGAACGAAGGGCTTTGGCTTTGGAAAAGGCGTCGGCCAGGGTCCTGCACTGCCAGAACACTTCGGTAAAATCAGCTGAATCCCTGAAGGCCTTTCTCACATACCTAAATTTTATGAATATGATGGACCAGGAGATAATGGAAAAAAAGAGCAGCAGCAACATGATAAATTTTACAACGGGCCCGGCATTGGTGAGCATATATAACAGGCCGACGGATTCAGTGGTCATAGATCCTTTTCCTTAAAACTATATTGGCACCTTGGAAAACATAACAGATAAGAAGACATAAATCTACATGGTGTTCGGGCGGAAAGTCACCCTTTTGTGGTGTTGCAGAAGAATTTGCAGCGCTTGCAACCCTAGGCGTGTTAATACTGCAAATTTTTTTGCCCCTTGCATACGGGCAACGCTAAAGCCCAAACACAAGGTTTAAGTTCAGATTATACATATGCGATCATAGGCCTCCACGTCAATAAAAAAAAGCCCCTTTGTCCAAGACAAAGGGGCTTAATATTACCAAATCACATCATAGCCGGGGCTAACCCGACCAGGGTGAACAGGCTTAATTACATCATACCGGGCATTCCGCCGCCCATGCCGCCCATGCCGCCGCCCATGCCGCCAGGCATTCCGCCGCCTGCATTTTCTTCAGGCTTTTCAGCAATCATGGCTTCGGTGGTCAGCATAACGGATGCAACGGAAGCTGCATTCTGCAGGGCATAACGAACCACTTTTTTAGGATCAATAACACCGGCTTCGATAAGGTCTTCGTATACGTCGGTTCTGGCGTTATATCCGAATGCGCCGTCACCTTCCTTAACCTTATTGATGACAACAGATCCTTCAACGCCTGCGTTGTCGGCAATTTTGCGCAATGGCCATTCAATGGCTCTGGCAATAACCTCAACACCCAGCTTTTCTTCACCTTCGACGTCAAGGGAATCCAGTGAAGGAATGCATCTAACCAGGGCTACGCCGCCGCCGGGAACGATGCCTTCTTCAACAGCTGCACGGGTTGCATTCAACGCATCTTCCACGCGGGCTTTCTTTTCTTTCATTTCGGTTTCAGTGGCAGCACCGACATTAATTACAGCCACACCACCGACCAATTTGGCCAGACGTTCCTGCAGTTTTTCACGATCATAGTCGGAAGAGGTTTCATCAATCTGGGCACGAATTTGTTTTACGCGGCCTTCAAGGGCTTCTCTGGATCCGGCACCGTCAACAATAGTTGTATTGTCTTTGTCGATGGTGATGGATTTGGCCTGGCCAAGATCCTGGAGGGAGATATTTTCCAGCTTGATACCGATATCTTCGGATACAACCTGGCCGCCGGTGAGGATTGCGATATCTTCGAGCATCGCTTTTCTTCTGTCGCCAAAACCGGGCGCTTTAACAGCAGCAACATTCAAGGTGCCGCGCAGCTTGTTGACAACCAGTGTGGCCAACGCTTCACCTTCCACATCTTCTGCAATAATGACAAGCGGCTTACCTGTTTTTGCAATT contains:
- the groL gene encoding chaperonin GroEL (60 kDa chaperone family; promotes refolding of misfolded polypeptides especially under stressful conditions; forms two stacked rings of heptamers to form a barrel-shaped 14mer; ends can be capped by GroES; misfolded proteins enter the barrel where they are refolded when GroES binds) is translated as MAKEIKYDAKAREAMLKGVQALADAVVVTLGPKGRNVVIDKSWGSPNVTKDGVTVAKEIDLEDKFENMGAQMVKEVSSKTSDMAGDGTTTATVLARAIYEEGQKLVVAGNNPMGIKRGIDKAVAKIIDGLGELAKPTKDQNEIAQVGTISANNDETIGNIIAEAMDKVGKEGVITVEEAKSMDTTLDVVEGMQFDRGYLSPYFATDTEKMVAALENPFVLICDKKVSSMKDLLPVLEEIAKTGKPLVIIAEDVEGEALATLVVNKLRGTLNVAAVKAPGFGDRRKAMLEDIAILTGGQVVSEDIGIKLENISLQDLGQAKSITIDKDNTTIVDGAGSREALEGRVKQIRAQIDETSSDYDREKLQERLAKLVGGVAVINVGAATETEMKEKKARVEDALNATRAAVEEGIVPGGGVALVRCIPSLDSLDVEGEEKLGVEVIARAIEWPLRKIADNAGVEGSVVINKVKEGDGAFGYNARTDVYEDLIEAGVIDPKKVVRYALQNAASVASVMLTTEAMIAEKPEENAGGGMPGGMGGGMGGMGGGMPGMM